Part of the Streptomyces sp. NBC_01353 genome, CTGGGCGTCCTGGAGTCCGGGCGCAGGCTGCTGCGGGCCTCCGGGATCTCCACCTACCTGGTGGACACCGGACTGCCCGGCGATCTGACAGGACCCGCCGAGATCGCCTCCGCCGGAGCGGCCGACGCCCACGAGATCATCCGGCTGGAGCTGCTCGCCGAGCAGGTCGCCGACACCTCGGGGACGGTCGAGGGGCTCCTGGCCAACCTCGCGGAGGCCGTCCACGGCGCCGCCTCGACCGCCGTCGCCTTCACCTCCGTGGCGGGGGTGCCCCGGGGGCTCGCGTACGCGCCCGAACCACCGGGCCCCGGAGAGGTGCGCGGGGCCGCGGGCCGCTGGCTGGCCGGGCGTGCGGCCGGCGGCCGGCTCACCGAACCCGTCCTGCTGCGCCATCTCCTATGGATCGCCGTCGCCTCCGGGCGGCCGCTCCAGCTGCACGTGGGGACCGAGGACCCGGACGGACTGGCCGGCTTCGCCGCCTCCACCAGCGGGCTCGGCACCGACCTCGTACTCCTGCACGGATATCCGTACCACCGGCAGACGGCCCAGCTGACCGGTGTCTTCCCGCATGTGTACGCCGACCTCGGCTCCGTCCTCGGCAGGACCGGGGCCCGGGCCGCGGCCGTCCTCGCCGAACTCCTGGAGCTGGCCCCCTTCGGCAAGCTGCTCTTCTCCAGCGGCGCCCACGCCCTGCCCGAGCTGCACGTCGTCGCGGCCAGCGTCTTCCGCGGCGCGCTCGGCCGGGTGCTGGGCGAATGGGTGGGCGACGGCGCCTGGTCCCTCAGCGACGCGCAGCGCGTCGCCACGATGATCGCGGCGGGCAATGCGCAGCGGGTTTACAAGCTCATCTGAGCGCGTGCCCGATTTCGGATATCGCGCGGATTCGTTCCGCGCCGCCTTACGCCGTCGCCAGCGCGGAGTCGGCCTGGGCCGGGATCTCCGGGGCGGACACCGGGCGTTCGCGCAGGCTCAGGGCGAGGCGCAGGACGGCGATCCACATCAGCGCGGAGCCGAGCATGTGCGCGCCGACCAGGAGCTCGGGGACCCCGGTGAAGTACTGGAGGTACCCGATCCCGCCCTGCGCGAGCAGCACGATCAGCAGGTCGCGGGCGCGGGCCCGGGTGTCGTCGGGAGCGTCCACCACCCGCAGCACCAGCCACATGGCGAGCGCGAGCGCGCAGACGACCCAGGCGGCGATGGCGTGGAGGTGGGCGGCGGCGGTCCAGTCCCACGGCATCCGCGGGACGTCGCTGCTGTCACCCGCGTGCTTGCCCGAGCCGGTCACTCCGGTGCCGAGGACGATCAGCAGCGCCGAGGCGGCGATGATGGCCCAGGACAGCTTGCGGACCGGACCGGGGACGCGCGGCCGGGGCGTCGTGTCGCCCTCGCGGGTGCGCTGCCAGGTGATCACGGCGACGGTGAGGAGCGCGTTCGCGGCGATGAAGTGGCCGGCGACCGTCCACGGGTTGAGGCCCATCCACACGGTGATGCCGCCCAGGACCGCGTTGCTCGCGACGATCCAGAACTGCAGCCAGCCGAGCCGGGTCAGACCGCGGCGCCAGGGCTTGGTGGACCGCGCGGCGATGATCGCCCAGCCGACCGCGGCCGACAGGACGTACGTGAGCATCCGGTTGCCGAACTCGATCGCGCCGCGATAGCCCTGCTCGGGCGTCACGATGAGGCTGTCGTCCGTGCACTTGGGCCAGGTGTCGCAGCCGAGACCGGAGCCGGTGAGCCGGACCGCGCCTCCCGTGACGATGATGAGCACGCTCATCACGACGGCGGAGAGCGCGGCGCGCCGGAGCGTCCGGGGGGACGGGGTCCAGCGCCTGGCGATGGAGGCGAGGGGGGTCAGCACGGGCCCTATCGTAGGACGGGGCTTGTGCACGCTTTCACGAGGGGTGCGTTACGGGTGAAGTCACCCCGGAACGTCACACCGCCGCTACTCCCAGCGGAAGAACTTCGCCGCCGCGCCGAGTCCGAGCACCGCCCACACGGCGAGGGTCAGCGCCTGTCCCCACGGCATCGCGGCGCCGCCCTGGAGCACGTCCCGCAGCCCGTCGGAGAGCGCCGAGATCGGCAGCAGTTCCAGTACGGCGCGGGCCGCGCCCGGGAACTTGTCCAGCGGCACGATCACCCCGCCGCCCACCAGGAGCAGCAGGAAGACCAGGTTCGCGGCGGCCAGCGTCGCCTCCGCCCGCAGCGTGCCGGCCATCAGCAGGCCGAGGCCCGAGAAGGCGGCCGTGCCGAGGACGAGCAGCAGCAGGACGGAGAACGGGCCGCCCTGGGGCGACCATCCGAGCCCCAGCGCGATCGCCGTCAGGAGCCCGACCTGGAGCACCTCGGTGACCAGGACGGAGAGCGTCTTGGCGGTCATCAGCGCCCAGCGGGGCAGCGGGGAGGCGCCGAGCCGCTTGAGCACCCCGTAGCGGCGCTCGAAGCCGGTCGCGATGGCCTGGCCGGTGAAGGCGGTGGACATCACGGCGAGCGCGAGGACACCGGGGGCGAGAAAGTCGACGGCCTTGTCCGTCCCCGTGTCGACGATGTCGACGGTCGAGAACAGCACGAGCAGCAGGGACGGGATGATCACCGTCAGGAGCAGCTGCTCGCCGTTGCGCAGCAGCATCTTCGTCTCCAGGACGGTCTGCGCCGCGATCATCCGGCCGACGGGGGCGGCTCCCGGCTTCGGGGCATAGGTTCCCGTGCTCATGACCGCAGCTCCTTGCCCGTCAATTCGAGGAAGACGTCTTCGAGGGTGTGGCGCTCCACCGCGATGCCGTCCGGCATCACGCCGTGCTGGGCGCACCAGCTGGTGACGGTGGCGAGCAGCTGCGGGCCCACCTCGCCGCTGATCCGGTACGCGCCCGGGGTCAGCTCCGCGGCCGCCGTGCCGTCCGGCAGGGCCTTGAGCAGCGAGCCGAGGTCGAGCCCGGGGCGGCCGGTGAAGCGCAGGGTGTTCTCGGCGCCGCCGCGGCACAGCGACTCGGGGCTGCCCTGGGCGGCGACCCGGCCGCCGTCGATGATGGCGACGTCGTCCGCGAGCTCCTCGGCCTCGTTCATGAAGTGCGTGGTGAGGACGACGGTGGCGCCGTCGGTCCGCAGCTCGCGGACGAGGTCCCAGGTGGCGTGGCGGGCCTGCGGGTCGAGTCCGGCGGTCGGCTCGTCGAGGAAGACCAGCTCGGGGCGGCCGACGACGGCCATGGCGAGCGCGAGGCGCTGCTGCTGGCCGCCGGAGAGCCGGCGGTAGGTGGTCCGGCCGCAGGAGCCGAGCCCGAGGCGCTCGATCAGGGCGTCCACGTCCAGCGGGTGCGCGTGCAGCTTCGCCATGTGGCGGAGCATCTCCTCGGCGCGGGCGCCGGAGTAGACGCCACCCGACTGGAGCATCACGCCGATCCGGGGACGCAGCAGGCCCGCGTCGGCGACCGGGTCGAGGCCGAGGACGCGGACGGTGCCCGCGTCGGCCTTCCGGTAGCCCTCGCAGGTCTCGATCGTGG contains:
- a CDS encoding amidohydrolase family protein — translated: MIETPSLVDQYCHGVLRKELGLGIFEAHLGRTGAPPAPGTTFFDTQTGFAVRRWCPPLLGLEPHCPPARYLARRRELGVLESGRRLLRASGISTYLVDTGLPGDLTGPAEIASAGAADAHEIIRLELLAEQVADTSGTVEGLLANLAEAVHGAASTAVAFTSVAGVPRGLAYAPEPPGPGEVRGAAGRWLAGRAAGGRLTEPVLLRHLLWIAVASGRPLQLHVGTEDPDGLAGFAASTSGLGTDLVLLHGYPYHRQTAQLTGVFPHVYADLGSVLGRTGARAAAVLAELLELAPFGKLLFSSGAHALPELHVVAASVFRGALGRVLGEWVGDGAWSLSDAQRVATMIAAGNAQRVYKLI
- a CDS encoding COX15/CtaA family protein, with the protein product MLTPLASIARRWTPSPRTLRRAALSAVVMSVLIIVTGGAVRLTGSGLGCDTWPKCTDDSLIVTPEQGYRGAIEFGNRMLTYVLSAAVGWAIIAARSTKPWRRGLTRLGWLQFWIVASNAVLGGITVWMGLNPWTVAGHFIAANALLTVAVITWQRTREGDTTPRPRVPGPVRKLSWAIIAASALLIVLGTGVTGSGKHAGDSSDVPRMPWDWTAAAHLHAIAAWVVCALALAMWLVLRVVDAPDDTRARARDLLIVLLAQGGIGYLQYFTGVPELLVGAHMLGSALMWIAVLRLALSLRERPVSAPEIPAQADSALATA
- a CDS encoding ABC transporter permease, translated to MSTGTYAPKPGAAPVGRMIAAQTVLETKMLLRNGEQLLLTVIIPSLLLVLFSTVDIVDTGTDKAVDFLAPGVLALAVMSTAFTGQAIATGFERRYGVLKRLGASPLPRWALMTAKTLSVLVTEVLQVGLLTAIALGLGWSPQGGPFSVLLLLVLGTAAFSGLGLLMAGTLRAEATLAAANLVFLLLLVGGGVIVPLDKFPGAARAVLELLPISALSDGLRDVLQGGAAMPWGQALTLAVWAVLGLGAAAKFFRWE
- a CDS encoding ABC transporter ATP-binding protein gives rise to the protein MRNESVVQVRGLVKRYGTKTAVDGLDLDVRAGTVTAVLGPNGAGKTTTIETCEGYRKADAGTVRVLGLDPVADAGLLRPRIGVMLQSGGVYSGARAEEMLRHMAKLHAHPLDVDALIERLGLGSCGRTTYRRLSGGQQQRLALAMAVVGRPELVFLDEPTAGLDPQARHATWDLVRELRTDGATVVLTTHFMNEAEELADDVAIIDGGRVAAQGSPESLCRGGAENTLRFTGRPGLDLGSLLKALPDGTAAAELTPGAYRISGEVGPQLLATVTSWCAQHGVMPDGIAVERHTLEDVFLELTGKELRS